The following are encoded together in the Halomonas halophila genome:
- the odhB gene encoding 2-oxoglutarate dehydrogenase complex dihydrolipoyllysine-residue succinyltransferase, whose protein sequence is MATEIKAPTFPESVAEGSVAAWHKKPGDSVERDELIVEIETDKVVLEVVAPEAGTLAEVLAEEGDTVQSEQVLGRIGEGAASGGDKAEAASEEKSEAKPEAAPAAGGEAHEVKAPTFPESVQEGTVASWNKQVGEAVKRDEVLAEIETDKVVLEVVAPADGALSEIKAEEGSQVASEEVLAIFTEGAGGDAAPAAGEGKAAASADDGASDEKVGDKILAPAARKLVAEHDLDVGKLEGTGKGGRVLKEDVQKAIKDGSAKKTAKSTQPAGAKAAAAPAPAVEGERPEKRVPMTRLRKTIAKRLVEAQQTAAMLTTYNEVDMGAVMDLRAQYKDTFLKAHDTKLGFMGFFVKAASEALKRFPDVNASIDGDDIVYHGYQDIGVAVSTDRGLVVPVLRDTDSMKIADVEKGIVDFGKRARDGKLGIDEMQGGTFTITNGGIFGSLMSTPILNPPQTAILGMHKIQERPMAVNGKVEIRPMMYLALSYDHRMIDGKDAVQFLVTIKELLEDPARLLLDV, encoded by the coding sequence ATGGCTACCGAGATCAAGGCACCCACCTTTCCGGAATCCGTTGCCGAAGGCAGCGTGGCCGCCTGGCACAAGAAGCCGGGTGACAGCGTCGAGCGTGACGAGCTGATCGTCGAGATCGAGACCGACAAGGTGGTGCTCGAGGTCGTGGCACCCGAGGCCGGTACCCTGGCCGAGGTGCTGGCGGAGGAAGGCGATACCGTGCAGTCCGAGCAGGTGCTCGGCCGCATCGGCGAAGGCGCGGCCAGCGGCGGCGACAAGGCCGAGGCCGCCAGCGAGGAGAAGAGCGAAGCCAAGCCGGAGGCCGCCCCGGCCGCCGGCGGCGAGGCGCACGAGGTGAAGGCTCCGACCTTCCCCGAGTCCGTCCAGGAAGGCACCGTCGCCAGCTGGAACAAGCAGGTCGGCGAAGCCGTCAAGCGTGACGAGGTGCTGGCCGAGATCGAGACCGACAAGGTCGTGCTCGAGGTGGTCGCGCCGGCCGACGGCGCCCTGTCCGAGATCAAGGCCGAGGAAGGCAGCCAGGTGGCCTCCGAAGAGGTGCTGGCGATCTTCACCGAAGGCGCCGGCGGCGATGCCGCTCCGGCCGCCGGTGAAGGCAAGGCCGCGGCCTCCGCCGACGACGGCGCCAGCGACGAGAAGGTCGGCGACAAGATCCTCGCCCCGGCCGCGCGCAAGCTGGTCGCCGAGCACGACCTCGACGTCGGCAAGCTCGAAGGCACCGGCAAGGGCGGTCGCGTCCTCAAGGAAGACGTGCAGAAGGCGATCAAGGACGGCAGCGCCAAGAAGACCGCCAAGTCCACCCAGCCGGCCGGCGCCAAGGCTGCCGCGGCACCGGCCCCGGCCGTCGAGGGCGAGCGTCCCGAGAAGCGCGTGCCGATGACCCGTCTGCGCAAGACCATCGCCAAGCGTCTGGTCGAGGCCCAGCAGACCGCCGCCATGCTGACCACCTACAACGAGGTGGACATGGGCGCGGTCATGGACCTGCGCGCGCAGTACAAGGACACCTTCCTCAAGGCCCACGACACCAAGCTCGGCTTCATGGGCTTCTTCGTCAAGGCGGCCTCCGAGGCGCTCAAGCGCTTCCCGGACGTCAACGCCTCCATCGACGGCGACGATATCGTCTACCACGGTTACCAGGACATCGGCGTGGCCGTGTCCACCGACCGTGGCCTGGTCGTGCCGGTGCTGCGCGATACCGACAGCATGAAGATCGCCGATGTCGAGAAGGGCATCGTCGACTTCGGCAAGCGTGCCCGTGACGGCAAGCTCGGCATCGACGAGATGCAGGGCGGTACCTTCACCATCACCAACGGCGGCATCTTCGGCTCGCTGATGTCCACGCCGATCCTCAATCCGCCGCAGACCGCGATCCTGGGCATGCACAAGATCCAGGAGCGTCCGATGGCGGTGAACGGCAAGGTCGAGATTCGCCCGATGATGTACCTGGCGCTGTCATACGATCACCGCATGATCGACGGCAAGGACGCGGTGCAGTTCCTGGTGACCATCAAGGAGCTGCTCGAGGACCCGGCCCGTCTGCTGCTGGATGTCTGA